A single genomic interval of Mariprofundus sp. NF harbors:
- a CDS encoding succinylglutamate desuccinylase/aspartoacylase family protein gives MPIHVINGKKPGPCLLVCAALHGDEINGIEIIRRLVGLKSLANLRGTLIAIPIVNVYGFIHMSRYLPDRRDLNRSFPGSEKGSLAARLANLFMQEIVSKATHGIDLHTAAIHRDNFPQIRGNLECEETLRLAEAFRAPLIIDAALRPGTIREAAVAMGIPWLVYEAGEALRFDEVSIRAGVRGIVNVMREIGMLRKTTSKRTVIPRTVKSNFWIRAPQSGILRLTVKLGACVNKDDTLGCVADPYGGNQTYIAAPHTGIIIGRTNLPLVHEGDALVHLARFRNTENASEAVDMFQSELDPVEMGSISGSTPII, from the coding sequence ATGCCGATTCATGTAATAAACGGCAAAAAACCAGGCCCCTGTCTGCTGGTCTGTGCAGCGCTGCATGGTGATGAGATCAATGGCATTGAGATCATCCGCCGTCTGGTTGGGCTGAAATCACTGGCAAACCTGCGTGGCACACTCATCGCGATTCCGATTGTTAATGTCTACGGTTTTATCCATATGAGCCGCTATCTTCCCGACCGGCGTGATCTTAACCGATCATTTCCCGGCTCGGAAAAAGGTTCTCTTGCTGCACGTCTGGCCAATCTGTTTATGCAGGAGATTGTCTCCAAAGCCACGCATGGTATCGATCTGCATACAGCAGCGATTCATCGCGATAATTTTCCTCAGATCAGGGGGAATCTGGAGTGTGAGGAAACACTAAGGCTGGCTGAAGCTTTTCGTGCCCCGCTGATTATCGATGCAGCACTACGTCCTGGCACGATCCGAGAGGCAGCGGTGGCCATGGGCATTCCATGGCTGGTGTATGAAGCTGGTGAAGCTCTGCGCTTTGATGAGGTGAGTATTCGTGCCGGCGTGCGTGGCATTGTCAATGTGATGCGTGAGATCGGCATGTTGCGCAAAACCACCAGTAAAAGAACTGTTATTCCTCGCACAGTCAAATCCAACTTCTGGATTCGCGCACCCCAGAGCGGCATTTTAAGGCTAACCGTCAAACTTGGCGCTTGTGTGAACAAAGATGATACCCTGGGCTGTGTTGCTGATCCTTATGGTGGCAATCAAACCTATATCGCTGCCCCGCATACAGGTATTATTATTGGCAGAACGAATTTGCCACTGGTTCATGAAGGTGATGCCCTTGTGCATTTGGCCCGTTTCAGAAATACAGAGAATGCCTCTGAGGCCGTTGATATGTTCCAGTCTGAACTTGATCCTGTAGAGATGGGTAGCATCTCCGGCTCAACCCCTATTATCTAA
- a CDS encoding phosphotransferase → MNQNLLDIVKQATGATDATQGEVIQSLWSGYGEIVRIQLKGAAMTSVVLKHVRFPTEADHPRGWHSDRSHARKVKSYDVEMAWYSDYANRCSENARVPRCYYSATLADDEHVMVLEDLDAAGFPLRRGEMDRPTVELCLKWLANFHATFMSETPNELWQTGTYWHLATRPDELAVTDDPALKQAAAAIDAKLNNCRFKTFVHGDAKIANFCFSTDSKQVAAVDFQYVGGGCGMKDVIYFLGSCLDEYLCEIWEDELLDVYFKALKQAIDIQGKNIDWNVLESEWRALFPIAWVDFNRFLAGWMPGHWKVNNYSRRLTSEVISRLSLELNR, encoded by the coding sequence ATGAACCAGAACCTTCTCGATATCGTTAAACAGGCTACAGGCGCAACTGATGCTACTCAGGGCGAAGTTATCCAGTCGCTGTGGAGCGGATACGGTGAGATTGTGCGCATTCAGCTAAAAGGCGCAGCAATGACAAGCGTGGTGCTTAAACATGTGCGCTTTCCTACCGAAGCGGATCATCCGCGAGGCTGGCACTCTGACCGCTCGCATGCACGCAAAGTAAAATCCTACGATGTGGAGATGGCCTGGTATTCCGATTATGCCAATCGCTGCAGTGAGAATGCACGCGTTCCCCGCTGCTACTACTCTGCAACACTGGCAGATGATGAACATGTGATGGTGCTTGAAGACCTTGATGCAGCGGGTTTTCCGCTACGCAGAGGCGAGATGGATCGCCCGACTGTTGAGCTCTGCCTGAAATGGCTGGCCAACTTTCACGCCACCTTTATGAGTGAAACACCTAATGAACTTTGGCAAACCGGCACCTACTGGCATCTGGCTACACGCCCGGATGAATTGGCAGTTACTGATGATCCCGCCCTGAAACAGGCTGCGGCCGCCATTGATGCCAAGCTGAACAACTGCCGTTTTAAAACCTTTGTGCATGGTGATGCTAAGATCGCCAACTTCTGCTTCTCAACCGATAGCAAGCAGGTCGCTGCGGTGGATTTTCAGTATGTCGGTGGCGGCTGCGGTATGAAGGATGTGATCTACTTCCTCGGCAGCTGCCTTGATGAATATCTGTGTGAAATATGGGAAGATGAACTTCTCGATGTTTACTTTAAGGCGTTGAAGCAAGCTATTGATATACAAGGGAAAAATATTGACTGGAACGTATTGGAATCTGAGTGGCGCGCCCTCTTTCCCATCGCCTGGGTAGATTTCAACCGCTTCCTTGCCGGCTGGATGCCGGGCCACTGGAAGGTGAACAACTACAGTCGTCGACTCACTTCGGAAGTCATTTCCCGCCTGAGCTTAGAGCTGAATCGCTAA
- a CDS encoding rubrerythrin family protein: MQCSRHPLAATTLILAALFAITGNISTLQTEESLKPDYTETIAVLQMLYGNEVRAGYRYQLYSDRAKADGHINIAHMFKAIAASEAVHAKNFKRILQSLNTEVHEIDLSSIKASGTKDNLKYATHVELSEIDNEYPRYIQRVGVESHAQAVEYINYAWEAERQHRELIKEIQSGTGFFFSVLLDRFREKESVYYVNQNCGATVHELPVDACPICHKPLDTYMEIPKP; encoded by the coding sequence ATGCAATGTTCGCGGCACCCCCTGGCTGCAACGACTTTGATTCTTGCGGCCCTGTTTGCCATCACCGGCAACATCAGCACGCTACAAACTGAAGAGAGCCTGAAGCCAGACTACACAGAGACCATTGCCGTACTGCAGATGTTATATGGCAATGAGGTGCGAGCCGGTTATCGCTATCAACTCTATTCTGACAGGGCCAAAGCCGATGGTCATATCAATATCGCCCATATGTTCAAAGCCATTGCCGCCTCAGAAGCGGTACATGCAAAAAACTTTAAACGCATTCTACAGAGCCTTAATACCGAGGTGCATGAGATTGATCTCAGTTCCATCAAAGCTTCAGGCACAAAAGATAACCTGAAATATGCGACACATGTCGAACTCTCCGAGATCGACAACGAGTACCCGCGTTATATCCAGAGAGTTGGGGTGGAGAGTCACGCGCAAGCCGTGGAGTATATCAATTATGCCTGGGAGGCAGAGCGGCAGCATCGCGAACTGATTAAGGAGATCCAGAGTGGCACGGGTTTCTTTTTCAGTGTGCTGCTCGATCGCTTCCGTGAAAAAGAGAGTGTCTATTATGTGAATCAGAACTGCGGGGCTACTGTGCATGAGCTGCCTGTAGATGCCTGTCCGATCTGTCACAAGCCGTTGGATACCTATATGGAAATTCCCAAGCCGTGA
- a CDS encoding diguanylate cyclase domain-containing protein: MTDAHQKSHTELVALFAQASNLMHVSPDIPSIMRVASLTAMQLVDASAAATGLLLDDKLAFSEYGDGVSWTSYACRFGSEVGWIDDLIKHRKTCVINQLDEPSVFDADLAPALAQAERFIAVPVIGKEDDLLACILLFDGNKVELDGLDCAHLELLASMMSVAIDNSIQHAENRRVEEDLEKSVATYRTLVEQIPAITYIATLDRTRILFVSPQVEDILGYSQDDFLANQETWAQQIHEDDRERVLSEVRESMQENLPFHSEYRIRSKSGRDIWVKDAAATVRDHDHDLYLQGVVHDISERKESEKKLLQMAHFDQLTGLANRTLFLDRLDQSLAQAKRHKQGFAVLFLDLDGFKAVNDNLGHKAGDVLLSEAAHRLAANVREVDTVARMGGDEFTIILNEVSSRKSIEQVASKLLKSISAPYEHIDAQFKVTLSMGIALYPDDGMNRDALITAADNAMYKAKNSGKNCFSFHQS; encoded by the coding sequence ATGACAGATGCTCATCAAAAGAGCCATACTGAACTGGTTGCGCTGTTTGCCCAGGCCAGTAACCTCATGCATGTATCTCCCGATATCCCCTCTATTATGCGCGTTGCTTCACTGACCGCCATGCAGCTTGTTGATGCATCGGCTGCTGCTACCGGCCTGCTTCTTGATGATAAACTGGCATTTTCTGAATATGGTGACGGTGTCAGCTGGACGTCTTATGCCTGCCGATTTGGCAGTGAAGTGGGCTGGATTGATGATCTGATTAAACATCGTAAAACATGTGTGATTAATCAGTTAGATGAACCATCAGTCTTTGACGCGGATCTTGCACCAGCTCTGGCGCAGGCAGAGCGATTCATCGCCGTTCCGGTGATAGGTAAAGAGGATGATCTGCTTGCCTGCATACTACTCTTTGATGGTAACAAGGTTGAACTCGATGGGCTGGATTGTGCACATCTTGAACTTCTGGCTTCGATGATGTCTGTGGCAATTGATAACAGCATTCAACATGCTGAGAATCGCAGGGTAGAGGAGGATCTGGAAAAATCAGTGGCAACCTACCGCACACTGGTAGAACAGATTCCTGCCATCACCTATATCGCCACACTTGATCGCACGCGTATTCTTTTTGTCAGCCCTCAGGTTGAGGATATTCTGGGTTACTCTCAGGATGATTTTCTGGCCAATCAGGAGACCTGGGCTCAGCAGATCCATGAAGATGATCGGGAGCGGGTGCTTTCTGAAGTGCGTGAGAGTATGCAGGAGAATCTTCCGTTCCACTCCGAATACCGGATTCGTTCAAAATCTGGCAGAGATATCTGGGTGAAGGATGCCGCAGCGACAGTTCGTGATCATGATCATGATCTCTACCTGCAGGGTGTAGTGCATGATATCAGTGAGCGTAAAGAGTCTGAAAAGAAACTGCTGCAGATGGCCCATTTTGATCAGCTGACCGGTCTGGCCAATAGAACGCTGTTTCTTGATCGTCTTGATCAGTCACTGGCACAGGCCAAGCGCCACAAACAGGGGTTTGCCGTTCTGTTTCTCGATCTTGATGGTTTTAAAGCCGTGAACGATAACCTCGGCCACAAAGCGGGTGATGTACTACTCAGCGAAGCTGCCCACAGGCTGGCGGCCAATGTGCGCGAAGTGGATACCGTTGCTCGCATGGGCGGTGACGAATTCACCATTATTCTCAATGAGGTGAGTAGCCGCAAAAGTATTGAGCAGGTTGCCAGTAAACTTCTTAAGTCAATCTCAGCCCCCTATGAGCATATTGATGCACAGTTCAAGGTGACACTGAGTATGGGCATTGCCCTCTATCCTGATGATGGCATGAATCGCGATGCGCTGATTACGGCTGCCGATAATGCGATGTACAAGGCAAAAAACAGTGGTAAGAACTGTTTCTCTTTTCACCAATCATAA
- the cmoA gene encoding carboxy-S-adenosyl-L-methionine synthase CmoA yields the protein MSRDAIYTSEIHSNGFTFDDKVASVFADMIGRSVPGYGQTLQMVELLAHQYAQHGSNLYDLGCSLGAATMALSRGASGKSCSIIGVDNSPAMVERCQEMLKEEAVTICCQDILETDIKNGSVVVLNFVLQFVDKNERLNLLRRIYQGLNPGGVLILSEKIAFEDADENLRQIELHEAFKRAQGYSDMEISRKRTALEDVLIPETLQAHHARLKQAGFSSSHTWFQCFNFASMIAVK from the coding sequence ATGAGCCGCGATGCCATCTACACCTCAGAAATCCACAGCAATGGTTTCACCTTTGATGACAAGGTGGCCTCTGTGTTTGCCGATATGATTGGCCGTTCCGTGCCCGGCTATGGTCAGACGTTGCAGATGGTTGAGCTATTAGCCCACCAGTATGCCCAGCATGGTTCTAACCTTTATGATCTGGGATGCTCTCTCGGTGCCGCTACCATGGCATTGAGTCGAGGTGCTAGCGGAAAATCCTGTAGCATAATCGGAGTGGATAACTCCCCTGCTATGGTTGAGCGCTGTCAGGAGATGCTGAAAGAGGAAGCTGTGACGATCTGTTGCCAGGATATTCTCGAAACTGACATTAAAAACGGTTCCGTTGTGGTTTTGAACTTTGTACTACAGTTCGTGGACAAAAATGAACGGTTGAATCTGCTGAGAAGGATCTACCAGGGTTTAAACCCCGGTGGCGTGTTGATTCTCTCGGAGAAGATTGCTTTTGAAGATGCGGATGAAAACCTGCGTCAGATCGAACTGCATGAAGCATTTAAACGAGCACAGGGTTATTCGGATATGGAGATCAGCCGCAAGCGCACTGCACTGGAGGATGTATTGATTCCCGAAACACTACAAGCGCACCATGCACGTCTGAAACAGGCTGGTTTCTCCTCATCACATACCTGGTTCCAGTGCTTTAACTTCGCCTCCATGATTGCCGTCAAATGA
- the cmoB gene encoding tRNA 5-methoxyuridine(34)/uridine 5-oxyacetic acid(34) synthase CmoB codes for MKAYKNAEGLKLQEHLTQSSLTAFSETLMALHDKGWHKILKHGDLGRWQGGFDALPDIIPSIVDFNASAIKIGSATDTTLSHAEIETALKQMHPWRKGPFEIFGVHIDTEWHSDWKWDRLKDHISPLAGRTILDVGCGSGYHLWRMLADDAKLIIGIDPTPLFSMHFATIKRYVTNAPAFILPVGIEDMPEKMQCFDTVFSMGILYHRKSPIDHLIELKELLNDGGELVLDTLVIEGDESQCLMPHGRYAKMRNVWFIPSVAMLKLWLKRAGYKTVQVIDISPTTVKEQRPTEWMTFESLPHFLDPVDASLTIEGYPAPIRAVVTAKK; via the coding sequence ATGAAAGCATACAAGAATGCCGAAGGGCTGAAGTTACAAGAACATCTGACTCAATCCTCTTTGACTGCGTTTTCTGAGACTCTGATGGCACTACACGACAAGGGTTGGCACAAGATACTTAAACACGGCGACCTGGGCCGCTGGCAAGGCGGTTTTGATGCCCTGCCTGACATCATCCCTTCTATAGTCGATTTCAACGCCTCAGCGATCAAAATCGGCAGTGCTACTGACACCACCTTGAGTCATGCAGAAATTGAGACTGCCTTGAAGCAGATGCATCCATGGCGCAAAGGCCCATTTGAAATATTCGGGGTCCATATCGATACCGAATGGCACTCCGACTGGAAATGGGATCGTCTGAAGGATCACATCTCGCCACTGGCAGGCCGTACTATTCTCGATGTTGGTTGTGGCTCGGGGTATCACCTCTGGCGTATGCTGGCTGACGATGCCAAGCTGATTATCGGCATTGACCCAACCCCACTCTTCTCGATGCATTTTGCCACCATCAAACGTTACGTCACTAATGCTCCGGCATTTATTCTGCCGGTAGGTATCGAAGATATGCCTGAGAAGATGCAGTGCTTCGATACGGTATTCTCCATGGGTATCCTCTACCACCGCAAGTCACCCATTGATCACCTGATTGAACTTAAAGAGCTGCTCAATGATGGCGGTGAACTGGTACTCGATACGTTGGTGATCGAAGGCGATGAGTCGCAATGTCTGATGCCACACGGGCGTTATGCCAAGATGCGTAACGTCTGGTTCATCCCCTCTGTCGCCATGCTCAAACTGTGGCTGAAGCGAGCCGGTTATAAAACGGTTCAGGTCATTGATATCAGCCCGACAACCGTTAAAGAGCAGCGACCTACTGAGTGGATGACTTTCGAATCTCTGCCCCACTTCCTTGATCCGGTTGATGCAAGCCTGACCATCGAAGGTTATCCAGCCCCTATCCGTGCGGTTGTAACAGCAAAGAAATGA
- a CDS encoding peptidylprolyl isomerase, producing MLGLAFVGLLVLNQFNAEQSQKTEKESSVGLFTSAPKAGNKDIPEGNHIKMETEKGDILIELYPDSAPNHVANFKFLAGKGFYDGLTFHRVIAGFMAQGGDPDGNGMGGPGYQIDAEFNDRKHVRGTLAMARSANPDSAGSQFYICYGDTPHLDGQYTIFGQVIEGLQTVDDIRQGDVMTKVSVLP from the coding sequence ATGTTAGGCTTGGCCTTTGTCGGACTGCTTGTTCTAAATCAGTTCAATGCTGAGCAGAGCCAGAAAACAGAAAAGGAGAGTAGCGTGGGACTATTTACATCAGCACCGAAAGCGGGCAACAAGGATATTCCGGAAGGAAATCACATTAAAATGGAGACTGAGAAGGGCGATATCCTGATAGAGCTCTATCCGGATTCAGCACCGAATCATGTGGCCAACTTCAAGTTCCTTGCTGGTAAAGGTTTTTACGATGGCCTGACATTCCACCGTGTGATTGCCGGTTTTATGGCCCAGGGTGGCGATCCTGACGGTAATGGTATGGGCGGTCCGGGTTATCAGATTGATGCTGAATTCAATGATCGTAAACATGTGCGCGGCACACTTGCTATGGCGCGCTCTGCCAATCCCGATTCAGCAGGTAGTCAGTTCTATATCTGTTATGGTGATACACCACATCTGGATGGTCAGTACACCATCTTTGGTCAGGTGATTGAAGGCTTGCAGACCGTTGACGATATCCGTCAGGGTGATGTCATGACCAAGGTCTCCGTTCTTCCATAA
- the truB gene encoding tRNA pseudouridine(55) synthase TruB → MISALPVSGIIFLDKPLGWSSRQAVNEVMRLFSEPGKKRIKAGHGGTLDPLATGMLPILLGEATRYAELGLGADKSYRVTFDLSCQSDTLDREGEVTARFDQSITEEQLLEIMPLFSGPIDQTPPIYSAIRIDGKRAHELARKGDVVEMKSRCVTIHQLKLLSFEFPLVTLEVHCSKGTYIRSLARDIGARLDMGGCVTELRRLSTGGWPESMMVTEQELHEKKEQCLLPLAAWLRNLSPLQLSVDEARRFLQGQRIQLMSTSENEDERDVAVFEGDTLLGTGTLKAGMKHMVVHPARILPSAQDKYR, encoded by the coding sequence ATGATCTCTGCTTTACCTGTTTCAGGCATTATTTTTCTCGATAAACCGCTGGGCTGGAGTTCGCGCCAGGCGGTTAATGAAGTGATGCGCCTATTCTCTGAACCCGGGAAAAAACGGATCAAAGCCGGTCATGGCGGTACACTCGATCCGCTGGCTACAGGCATGTTACCGATCCTGCTTGGTGAGGCGACCCGTTATGCTGAACTGGGGTTGGGTGCTGATAAATCTTACAGGGTCACCTTTGATCTCAGTTGCCAGAGCGATACGCTGGATCGGGAAGGGGAAGTCACAGCCCGTTTCGATCAGAGCATCACAGAAGAGCAACTGCTGGAAATAATGCCTCTATTTTCTGGCCCGATTGATCAGACACCACCGATCTACTCTGCCATTCGCATTGATGGCAAACGTGCCCATGAACTGGCCCGTAAGGGTGACGTGGTGGAGATGAAATCACGATGCGTGACGATTCATCAATTGAAGCTGCTGTCGTTCGAATTTCCGCTGGTAACTCTTGAAGTACACTGCTCCAAAGGTACCTATATCCGTTCGCTGGCCCGCGATATTGGTGCCCGGCTTGATATGGGTGGTTGTGTGACTGAACTCAGACGTCTCTCCACCGGGGGCTGGCCTGAGAGTATGATGGTGACAGAGCAGGAGTTGCATGAGAAAAAAGAGCAGTGTCTCTTGCCACTGGCAGCATGGTTGCGCAACCTTTCACCACTGCAATTGAGCGTTGATGAGGCGAGACGCTTTTTGCAGGGGCAGCGGATTCAACTGATGTCGACATCCGAAAATGAGGATGAGCGGGACGTAGCTGTTTTTGAAGGAGATACACTGTTGGGTACAGGCACCCTGAAGGCAGGTATGAAGCATATGGTCGTGCATCCGGCCCGTATTTTGCCATCTGCACAGGATAAATACCGGTGA
- a CDS encoding bifunctional oligoribonuclease/PAP phosphatase NrnA has protein sequence MTIKLQPLLSDIDWQPIIEQIEQASSITLTTHCNPDGDGIGSELALYDAFTRMGKKVHMFNRDGIPRIYSFLEHAWNIERGAPYPEAHHDDLIISVDSGSRGRLGLPESFFEGRTLINIDHHASNQCFGDYNVVDSRYCATGAMVFDLLIALGQPLTVASASAIYTAILTDTASFRLASTTAGVYRMAADLVDAGAKPWPISMGVYESRPLAGLHILSACLETLEIRDEGRSAWMFINQQMYDATGADVEDSEGLIDYGRSIHGVEVAVLIRSDESGPERWKVNFRAKTDADVGTLAASLGGGGHHYASGCMLRGSFEEVRDKVQAAVTGLLV, from the coding sequence TTGACTATTAAGTTGCAGCCGCTTCTTTCAGATATTGATTGGCAGCCGATCATTGAACAGATTGAGCAGGCCTCCTCCATTACCCTGACTACCCACTGCAATCCGGATGGTGACGGTATCGGTTCAGAGCTAGCGCTCTACGATGCCTTTACCCGTATGGGTAAAAAGGTGCACATGTTTAATCGGGATGGTATCCCGCGCATCTACAGCTTTCTTGAACATGCCTGGAATATCGAGCGTGGCGCTCCCTATCCTGAGGCTCATCATGATGATCTTATTATCAGTGTCGATAGTGGTTCACGTGGCCGACTGGGCCTTCCAGAGAGCTTTTTTGAAGGGCGCACGCTGATCAATATTGATCACCATGCCAGCAACCAGTGCTTTGGTGATTATAATGTGGTTGATAGCCGTTATTGTGCGACCGGTGCAATGGTTTTTGATCTGCTGATTGCATTGGGGCAGCCGCTTACTGTGGCCAGTGCCAGTGCCATCTATACCGCCATTTTGACTGATACAGCCAGTTTCCGGCTCGCCAGTACGACTGCCGGTGTTTATCGCATGGCAGCTGATCTGGTGGATGCCGGAGCTAAACCATGGCCGATTAGCATGGGTGTCTATGAGAGTCGCCCGCTTGCCGGTCTGCATATTCTCTCAGCATGTCTGGAGACACTGGAGATTCGTGATGAAGGGCGCTCTGCCTGGATGTTTATCAATCAGCAGATGTATGACGCAACCGGTGCCGATGTAGAAGATTCAGAAGGGTTGATCGATTACGGACGCAGTATTCATGGCGTTGAAGTCGCTGTACTGATTCGCAGTGATGAGTCCGGTCCTGAGCGATGGAAGGTCAACTTCAGAGCCAAAACAGATGCTGATGTGGGTACTCTGGCAGCCTCCCTGGGTGGTGGTGGTCATCACTATGCATCCGGATGCATGTTGCGCGGCAGCTTTGAAGAGGTTCGCGACAAAGTTCAAGCTGCCGTCACCGGGCTTCTTGTTTAA
- a CDS encoding ribosome-binding factor A: MTDIQRLLSTLLLRDVADPRLFNISITRVESPGRQMVDVWVFRGQEEDHKSVIKALERITPHFEHELRRALPKRRMPKLRFKWDSAFEKSGDVLMMLKKLEASD, translated from the coding sequence TTGACTGATATTCAGCGCCTGCTCTCCACACTTCTTCTCCGCGATGTTGCCGATCCAAGGCTGTTTAACATCTCCATTACCCGTGTTGAGTCACCGGGCCGCCAGATGGTGGATGTCTGGGTGTTTCGCGGCCAGGAAGAGGACCATAAATCGGTCATCAAGGCACTTGAACGTATCACACCCCATTTCGAACATGAACTCAGGCGTGCACTGCCAAAGCGGCGCATGCCTAAACTCAGATTCAAGTGGGATTCGGCTTTCGAGAAGAGTGGCGATGTGCTGATGATGTTGAAAAAACTCGAGGCGTCGGATTGA